From a region of the Procambarus clarkii isolate CNS0578487 chromosome 2, FALCON_Pclarkii_2.0, whole genome shotgun sequence genome:
- the LOC123753187 gene encoding zinc finger protein 626-like, producing MTTKIMIRTGDKPHKCPRCPAKFKDLSTLTWHMFVHSKNNPNKCPKCEKKFKKPIGLRHHLLIHSDDRPHECPKCERKFKNDGTLRHHMLVHSEDSPHECPECGKRFKDPRILKNHLLVHSEDRPHECPECEKRFKSSGTLKRHLLVHSDKLHQCPECARQFKNHHNMKRHMLLHMNDEPHKCPDCGKSYSFCGNMKKRVKVNTGDTSHKCEKSQLTNMKRQEEVHSDDRVNRCPSEQHEAEEASVPQNMLVKFENESDEFSRSNKCNGVDVH from the coding sequence ATGACAACTAAAATAATGATTCGTACTGGTGATAAGCCCCACAAGTGTCCCAGGTGCCCAGCAAAATTCAAGGATCTTAGCACTTTGACATGGCACATGTTTGTACATtctaaaaataatccaaacaagtGTCCCAAGTGCGAGAAGAAATTCAAGAAACCTATAGGTTTGAGACACCATCTGTTAATACATTCGGATGATAGGCCTCACGAGTGTCCTAAGTGTGAAAGAAAATTTAAAAACGATGGAACTTTGAGAcatcacatgttagtacattcagaaGATAGCCCTCacgagtgtcctgagtgtgggaAAAGGTTCAAGGACCCTAGAATTTTGAAAAATCACCTGTTAGTACATTCAGAAGATAGGCCTCACGAGTGTCCGGAGTGTGAGAAAAGGTTCAAGTCCTCTGGAACGTTGAAACGACACCTGTTGGTACATTCTGATAAGCTTCACCAGTGTCCTGAGTGTGCAAGACAATTCAAAAACCATCACAATATGAAACGGCACATGTTACTACATATGAACGatgaacctcataagtgtcctgaTTGTGGCAAAAGTTACAGTTTTTGTGGAAATATGAAGAAACGTGTAAAAGTGAATACAGGTGATACGTCTCACAAGTGTGAGAAAAGTCAACTTACAAATATGAAGAGGCAGGAAGAGGTGCACTCTGATGATAGAGTTAATCGGTGCCCCAGCGAGCAACACGAAGCAGAAGAGGCATCAGTTCCACAAAATATGTTAGTGAAGTTTGAGAATGAATCTGATGAGTTTTCTAGAAGCAACAAGTGTAATGGAGTGGATGTTCATTGA